One genomic window of Verrucomicrobiota bacterium includes the following:
- a CDS encoding DUF4126 domain-containing protein: MEHFNLIASALGIAALAGVNLYLTTFVISASLYFNIIQLHQSMESLSVLGHPTILIASGILYLIEFVADKVPWFDSVWDVVHTAIRPLGGALLGVSMLGKIDPVFMVLIGLLCGSTALTAHLTKSASRLLVNTSPEPVSNSAISLLEDGLVLTGLAVTYFTPVFALCLVVLFFSLFCWKGLALFRYCMVSLRFIFFKLTSINQVPKLSSKLPKSLPSQLRNQLNKDLEKDNYLVWAFPIVTGRGRFIPLNHRAHLCYILPSDRLGLLIKKRKTVWLRRQKLVLKEREKLLYDEVQLFERNKEKFGYYLRFAKHEKGLKNSFLADLDDRRKNLSSFAKSS; this comes from the coding sequence GTGGAGCATTTCAATCTCATTGCCTCAGCCCTGGGCATTGCAGCACTAGCCGGGGTTAATTTGTACCTAACGACATTTGTCATCAGCGCTTCACTTTACTTTAATATTATCCAGCTCCATCAAAGCATGGAGTCACTATCTGTTTTAGGGCATCCTACTATCTTAATTGCATCAGGTATCTTGTATTTGATTGAGTTTGTAGCAGATAAGGTGCCTTGGTTCGATTCTGTATGGGATGTCGTGCATACGGCGATAAGGCCTCTTGGAGGTGCTCTTTTGGGCGTCAGCATGCTTGGTAAGATAGATCCAGTCTTTATGGTCTTAATAGGGTTGCTCTGTGGTTCTACAGCATTAACCGCACATCTCACGAAATCCGCCTCCAGGTTGTTGGTTAATACCTCGCCAGAGCCTGTCTCAAATTCTGCAATAAGTTTATTAGAAGATGGGCTGGTGCTTACAGGGCTAGCTGTGACTTATTTTACTCCAGTTTTTGCTTTATGTCTGGTGGTTTTATTCTTTTCTCTTTTTTGTTGGAAAGGGCTGGCTTTATTTCGCTATTGCATGGTTAGCTTGCGTTTTATCTTCTTCAAACTAACAAGTATCAACCAGGTTCCAAAGTTATCGAGCAAACTCCCCAAAAGTCTTCCCAGTCAGTTGAGAAATCAGCTTAATAAGGACTTAGAGAAAGATAATTATTTAGTTTGGGCATTTCCGATTGTGACAGGGAGGGGGCGCTTCATTCCACTAAATCATCGTGCTCATTTATGTTATATTCTACCTAGTGATAGACTAGGATTGCTCATCAAGAAACGCAAAACTGTATGGCTGCGCCGCCAAAAATTAGTGCTTAAAGAAAGAGAAAAGCTGCTTTACGATGAAGTGCAGCTATTTGAAAGGAACAAAGAAAAATTTGGGTATTATCTGCGTTTCGCAAAACACGAAAAAGGCCTCAAGAATTCTTTTCTAGCAGACTTGGATGACAGGAGAAAAAATCTGAGTAGTTTTGCAAAGTCTAGTTAA